A single region of the Lycium barbarum isolate Lr01 chromosome 2, ASM1917538v2, whole genome shotgun sequence genome encodes:
- the LOC132628205 gene encoding G2/mitotic-specific cyclin-2-like, which yields MAGSDENFPGVMRPSNLQGGLRPGVGGKLGQNRRALSTINRNVIGAPPLVPCAANKRNVITDNKANAVNKIPPVPIHRPITRKLAAQIASKQQQPAVEVTKPPPVPVAPNRNESEDCIIIDAEDYKATGYSAVPMFVQHTEAMMEEIDRMDEEIEMEDAEDWSIVDIDSSDKKNSLAVVEYIDDIYAYYKKAEIVGCVPPNYMEQQFDINERMRGILIDWLIEVHYKFELLEETLYLTVNLIDRFLAVQSVIRKKLQLVGITALLLACKYEEVSVPVVEDLILISDKAYTRKEVLEMEKMMVNALQFNMTVPTAYVFMKRFLKAAQSDKKVELVSFFLIELCLVEYEMLRFPPSMLAAAAIFTAQCTLGVSKEWNKTCEKHSSYVKDQLLECSKLMVSFHQKAAIGKLTGVHRKYSTSKYGYAARCEAASFLLEAWF from the exons ATGGCTGGATCAGATGAGAATTTCCCAGGTGTGATGAGGCCTTCAAATCTTCAAG GGGGATTAAGGCCTGGTGTTGGAGGAAAATTGGGGCAAAATAGGAGAGCACTGAGTACAATCAACAGGAATGTAATTGGAGCTCCACCATTAGTACCATGTGCTGCCAACAAGAGAAATGTCATTACTGA taaCAAAGCTAATGCTGTTAACAAGATCCCTCCTGTTCCGATTCATCGTCCAATCACAAG GAAGTTAGCTGCACAAATCGCAAGCAAACAGCAACAACCAGCAGTCGAG GTAACAAAGCCACCACCAGTCCCAGTGGCACCAAACAGAAACGAATCAGAAGACTGCATTATTATTGATGCTGAAGATTACAAGGCCACTGGTTATTCTGCTGTGCCAATGTTTGTGCAACATACAGAGGCAATGATGGAGGAAATCGATAGGATG GATGAGGAGATAGAGATGGAAGATGCAGAAGATTGGTCAATTGTCGACATAGACAGTTCTGATAAAAAGAACTCACTTGCAGTAGTTGAATACATCGACGACATCTATGCTTACTACAAGAAGGCTGAG ATTGTTGGCTGCGTCCCTCCAAACTACATGGAACAACAATTTGATATTAATGAGAGGATGAGAGGCATCCTCATTGACTGGCTGATTGAG GTACACTACAAGTTTGAACTGCTGGAGGAGACCTTATATTTGACTGTGAATCTCATTGATAGATTCCTAGCAGTTCAGTCAGTGATCAGGAAAAAACTTCAACTTGTTGGAATAACTGCGTTGCTTCTTGCCTGCAAGTATGAAGAGGTTTCTGTACCTGTAGTGGAGGATCTAATTTTGATCTCTGACAAAGCTTACACCAGAAAAGAAGTGCTTGAGATG GAAAAAATGATGGTTAATGCCTTACAGTTCAACATGACCGTGCCTACAGCATATGTGTTTATGAAGCGGTTTCTTAAAGCCGCTCAGTCTGATAAGAAG GTGGAGCTCGTGTCTTTCTTCTTgatagagttgtgtttggttgaGTATGAAATGCTTCGCTTCCCACCATCAATGCTTGCAGCTGCTGCTATATTTACTGCACAATGCACTCTTGGTGTGTCTAAGGAGTGGAATAAAACCTGTGAGAAGCATAGCAGCTATGTTAAAGATCAGCTTTT GGAATGCTCGAAGTTGATGGTTTCTTTCCATCAGAAAGCAGCAATTGGGAAGCTTACAGGCGTGCACCGAAAGTACAGCACTTCTAAATATGGATATGCTGCTAGATGTGAAGCGGCTTCTTTTCTATTAGAAGCATGGTTCTAG
- the LOC132628206 gene encoding GCN5-related N-acetyltransferase 10, chloroplastic-like isoform X2, with protein MEQCHLLSNIHTICQRDGEGKKTLRPYEMSLKLYFRYACLVAEASSDTSEVEQNLVGVIDATVYRDNDVLQYLPGAAEYIYISEIVVLNKFRRQKVATALLKACDVLARFWGFLWIV; from the exons AT GGAGCAATGTCACTTGTTGTCCAACATACACACTATATGCCAAAGAGATGGCGAGGGAAAGAAAACACTGAGGCCATACGAAATGAGTTTGAAACTTTATTTCAG GTATGCATGTTTAGTTGCGGAGGCCTCAAGTGACACATCTGAGGTAGAACAAAATCTTGTAGGAGTCATTGATGCTACAGTGTATAGAGATAATGATGTTCTTCAGTACCTTCCTGGAGCAGCCGAATATATCTATATTTCTGAGATCGTTGTATTGAACAAATTCAG GAGGCAGAAAGTTGCAACTGCTTTGCTCAAGGCCTGTGACGTGCTTGCAAGATTTTGGGGGTTTTTGTGGATTGTGTAA
- the LOC132628207 gene encoding U-box domain-containing protein 15 isoform X1, with translation MVSAGEKDIEQGFKMEEDQNDQSNQTSPIDKRDLVYELMGIIQTISSYGEYRRTQRKESRNLVRRMKLLLPLLEEIRDFEGQIPESGIECLVKMKKAFHCAKKLLKTCHCGSKLYLALESEAVIGRFHSVYEKLSQTLDGMPYEELGISDEEKEQVDLMIVQFKRSKKRIDTQDMELAMDLMVSLSTENDRNADSASIERLAKKLELHTVEDLKAEMVAVREVIKERRAHNAESTQRIVDLLNKLKKLAGMEETGTSDEPVMPKPLEKSTSIAIPNEFLCPITLQIMTDPVIISTGQTYERESIQQWLDSNHHTCPKTGEPLTHSSLAPNFALKNLIGEWCLKNNFQLPKKEAPTPESPSAGSDEKLLSLIKDLSSSHLEVQRKAVTKIRMLSKENPEKRTLIANYGGIPPLVQLLSYPDSKIQEHAVTALLNLSIDESYKKLISREQAIPEIIEILQNGSIGAKENSAAALFSLSMLDENKVAIGSLNGIPPLIDLLKNGTIRGRKDAITALFNLCFNHTNKSIAIQAGIVAPLLQLLSEKQLDMVDETLSILLILATHPEGRQEIGKLSFIEILVNLMKDGTPKNKECSVAVLLELSTYNSNLMLAALQYGVYEHLVEISKEGTDRGQRKAKSILQLMSKTEQIPY, from the exons ATGGTGTCAGCTGGGGAAAAAGATATTGAACAAGGGTTTAAAATGGAGGAAGATCAAAATGATCAATCAAACCAAACAAGTCCTATAGATAAAAGAGATTTGGTTTATGAACTTATGGGTATAATTCAAACTATAAGTTCTTATGGTGAATATAGGAGGACTCAAAGAAAGGAAAGTCGTAATCTTGTACGTAGAATGAAACTTTTATTACCTCTTTTGGAAGAAATTCGAGATTTTGAAGGACAAATTCCTGAATCGGGTATCGAATGCTTGGTAAAAATGAAGAAGGCATTTCATTGTGCCAAGAAATTGTTAAAAACTTGCCATTGTGGTAGCAAACTTTACCTG GCATTGGAAAGCGAGGCTGTTATAGGGAGATTTCATTCCGTATATGAAAAATTAAGCCAGACTTTGGATGGCATGCCTTATGAAGAGCTCGGTATTTCAGATGAAGAGAAAGAACAG GTGGATTTGATGATCGTTCAATTTAAAAGATCTAAGAAGCGAATTGATACTCAAGATATGGAACTTGCAATGGATTTAATGGTATCATTGTCCACGGAGAATGACCGGAATGCAGATAGTGCCAGCATCGAAAGGCTAGCGAAAAAGCTTGAATTGCATACTGTTGAGGACCTAAAGGCTGAAATGGTAGCAGTAAGAGAAGTGATCAAAGAAAGACGAGCACACAATGCTGAGAGCACACAACGAATCGTAGATCTTCTAAATAAATTGAAAAAGTTAGCAGGGATGGAAGAAACTGGTACTTCCGATGAACCTGTTATGCCTAAACCTCTCGAGAAATCCACTTCTATAGCAATCCCAAACGAATTTCTTTGTCCAATCACGTTACAGATTATGACAGATCCGGTAATCATCTCAACTGGACAG ACATATGAAAGAGAAAGTATACAACAATGGTTGGATTCAAATCACCATACATGTCCGAAAACGGGGGAACCCTTGACGCATTCGTCATTGGCACCAAACTTTGCTCTAAAGAATTTAATTGGGGAGTGGTGTTTGAAGAACAACTTTCAGCTTCCAAAAAAGGAGGCTCCTACACCTGAAAGTCCTTCAGCTGGAAGTGACGAAAAATTATTGTCGTTGATAAAAGACCTATCTTCTAGTCATTTGGAAGTGCAGAGAAAGGCTGTGACAAAGATCAGGATGCTTTCAAAAGAAAATCCGGAGAAAAGAACTTTGATAGCTAACTATGGAGGAATTCCACCACTCGTGCAATTATTGTCCTATCCTGATTCCAAAATCCAGGAGCATGCTGTGACGGCTCTTTTAAACTTGTCAATCGATGAATCATACAAGAAACTTATATCAAGAGAACAAGCCATTCCGGAGATAATTGAGATATTGCAGAATGGAAGTATTGGGGCTAAAGAGAACTCTGCAGCAGCATTATTTAGCTTATCAATGCTTGACGAAAACAAAGTAGCTATAGGTTCATTAAATGGCATCCCACCATTGATTGATCTGTTAAAAAACGGAACAATCAGAGGGAGGAAGGACGCTATTACTGCACTCTTCAATCTATGTTTCAACCACACAAACAAAAGCATCGCGATCCAAGCTGGGATTGTAGCACCATTACTTCAACTACTATCGGAAAAACAGTTAGACATGGTTGATGAGACCCTGTCGATATTGTTAATTCTCGCGACACATCCAGAAGGCAGACAGGAAATTGGAAAGCTTTCGTTCATTGAAATTCTTGTAAATTTGATGAAGGATGGCACTCCCAAGAACAAGGAATGTTCAGTGGCGGTGCTTCTTGAGTTGAGTACCTATAATTCAAATCTTATGCTTGCTGCCCTTCAGTATGGTGTGTATGAGCATTTAGTAGAGATAAGTAAGGAGGGAACTGACCGCGGCCAAAGGAAAGCAAAATCAATACTACAGCTTATGAGCAAAACTGAGCAAATTCCATACTGA
- the LOC132628207 gene encoding U-box domain-containing protein 15 isoform X2 — protein sequence MVSAGEKDIEQGFKMEEDQNDQSNQTSPIDKRDLVYELMGIIQTISSYGEYRRTQRKESRNLVRRMKLLLPLLEEIRDFEGQIPESGIECLVKMKKAFHCAKKLLKTCHCGSKLYLVDLMIVQFKRSKKRIDTQDMELAMDLMVSLSTENDRNADSASIERLAKKLELHTVEDLKAEMVAVREVIKERRAHNAESTQRIVDLLNKLKKLAGMEETGTSDEPVMPKPLEKSTSIAIPNEFLCPITLQIMTDPVIISTGQTYERESIQQWLDSNHHTCPKTGEPLTHSSLAPNFALKNLIGEWCLKNNFQLPKKEAPTPESPSAGSDEKLLSLIKDLSSSHLEVQRKAVTKIRMLSKENPEKRTLIANYGGIPPLVQLLSYPDSKIQEHAVTALLNLSIDESYKKLISREQAIPEIIEILQNGSIGAKENSAAALFSLSMLDENKVAIGSLNGIPPLIDLLKNGTIRGRKDAITALFNLCFNHTNKSIAIQAGIVAPLLQLLSEKQLDMVDETLSILLILATHPEGRQEIGKLSFIEILVNLMKDGTPKNKECSVAVLLELSTYNSNLMLAALQYGVYEHLVEISKEGTDRGQRKAKSILQLMSKTEQIPY from the exons ATGGTGTCAGCTGGGGAAAAAGATATTGAACAAGGGTTTAAAATGGAGGAAGATCAAAATGATCAATCAAACCAAACAAGTCCTATAGATAAAAGAGATTTGGTTTATGAACTTATGGGTATAATTCAAACTATAAGTTCTTATGGTGAATATAGGAGGACTCAAAGAAAGGAAAGTCGTAATCTTGTACGTAGAATGAAACTTTTATTACCTCTTTTGGAAGAAATTCGAGATTTTGAAGGACAAATTCCTGAATCGGGTATCGAATGCTTGGTAAAAATGAAGAAGGCATTTCATTGTGCCAAGAAATTGTTAAAAACTTGCCATTGTGGTAGCAAACTTTACCTG GTGGATTTGATGATCGTTCAATTTAAAAGATCTAAGAAGCGAATTGATACTCAAGATATGGAACTTGCAATGGATTTAATGGTATCATTGTCCACGGAGAATGACCGGAATGCAGATAGTGCCAGCATCGAAAGGCTAGCGAAAAAGCTTGAATTGCATACTGTTGAGGACCTAAAGGCTGAAATGGTAGCAGTAAGAGAAGTGATCAAAGAAAGACGAGCACACAATGCTGAGAGCACACAACGAATCGTAGATCTTCTAAATAAATTGAAAAAGTTAGCAGGGATGGAAGAAACTGGTACTTCCGATGAACCTGTTATGCCTAAACCTCTCGAGAAATCCACTTCTATAGCAATCCCAAACGAATTTCTTTGTCCAATCACGTTACAGATTATGACAGATCCGGTAATCATCTCAACTGGACAG ACATATGAAAGAGAAAGTATACAACAATGGTTGGATTCAAATCACCATACATGTCCGAAAACGGGGGAACCCTTGACGCATTCGTCATTGGCACCAAACTTTGCTCTAAAGAATTTAATTGGGGAGTGGTGTTTGAAGAACAACTTTCAGCTTCCAAAAAAGGAGGCTCCTACACCTGAAAGTCCTTCAGCTGGAAGTGACGAAAAATTATTGTCGTTGATAAAAGACCTATCTTCTAGTCATTTGGAAGTGCAGAGAAAGGCTGTGACAAAGATCAGGATGCTTTCAAAAGAAAATCCGGAGAAAAGAACTTTGATAGCTAACTATGGAGGAATTCCACCACTCGTGCAATTATTGTCCTATCCTGATTCCAAAATCCAGGAGCATGCTGTGACGGCTCTTTTAAACTTGTCAATCGATGAATCATACAAGAAACTTATATCAAGAGAACAAGCCATTCCGGAGATAATTGAGATATTGCAGAATGGAAGTATTGGGGCTAAAGAGAACTCTGCAGCAGCATTATTTAGCTTATCAATGCTTGACGAAAACAAAGTAGCTATAGGTTCATTAAATGGCATCCCACCATTGATTGATCTGTTAAAAAACGGAACAATCAGAGGGAGGAAGGACGCTATTACTGCACTCTTCAATCTATGTTTCAACCACACAAACAAAAGCATCGCGATCCAAGCTGGGATTGTAGCACCATTACTTCAACTACTATCGGAAAAACAGTTAGACATGGTTGATGAGACCCTGTCGATATTGTTAATTCTCGCGACACATCCAGAAGGCAGACAGGAAATTGGAAAGCTTTCGTTCATTGAAATTCTTGTAAATTTGATGAAGGATGGCACTCCCAAGAACAAGGAATGTTCAGTGGCGGTGCTTCTTGAGTTGAGTACCTATAATTCAAATCTTATGCTTGCTGCCCTTCAGTATGGTGTGTATGAGCATTTAGTAGAGATAAGTAAGGAGGGAACTGACCGCGGCCAAAGGAAAGCAAAATCAATACTACAGCTTATGAGCAAAACTGAGCAAATTCCATACTGA
- the LOC132628206 gene encoding GCN5-related N-acetyltransferase 10, chloroplastic-like isoform X1 gives MSFLSLTHREQCHLLSNIHTICQRDGEGKKTLRPYEMSLKLYFRYACLVAEASSDTSEVEQNLVGVIDATVYRDNDVLQYLPGAAEYIYISEIVVLNKFRRQKVATALLKACDVLARFWGFLWIV, from the exons ATGAGCTTCTTGTCCTTGACCCACAGGGAGCAATGTCACTTGTTGTCCAACATACACACTATATGCCAAAGAGATGGCGAGGGAAAGAAAACACTGAGGCCATACGAAATGAGTTTGAAACTTTATTTCAG GTATGCATGTTTAGTTGCGGAGGCCTCAAGTGACACATCTGAGGTAGAACAAAATCTTGTAGGAGTCATTGATGCTACAGTGTATAGAGATAATGATGTTCTTCAGTACCTTCCTGGAGCAGCCGAATATATCTATATTTCTGAGATCGTTGTATTGAACAAATTCAG GAGGCAGAAAGTTGCAACTGCTTTGCTCAAGGCCTGTGACGTGCTTGCAAGATTTTGGGGGTTTTTGTGGATTGTGTAA